The following coding sequences lie in one Populus nigra chromosome 15, ddPopNigr1.1, whole genome shotgun sequence genomic window:
- the LOC133673761 gene encoding probable glycosyltransferase At3g42180: protein MAAFNLDKLCLILPAFLFLLLLFPLGGQDHFTLLFSSFNPIKANSSTTPLEAPVLDAFASTSINTSNEDEPKTQKKRSSLERVEEGLSKARAAIQEAIRSKNYTSHKKETFIPKGSVYWNSHAFHQSHIEMVKRFKVWPYKEGERPLVHDGPLNNIYSIEGHFIDEVESKGSPFRAQDPDEAHVFFLPISVASIVHFIYLPITAAADYSRDRLRRVVTDYVHIVAKKYPYWNRSNGADHFMVSCHDWAPDVSIANSELFNKFIRVLCNANISVGFRPPRDVPLPEIYLPFAGLGPTHMGQAPNNRPILAFFEGRAHGYIRQVLFKHWKNKDNEVQVHELLPKGKNYTRLMGQSKFCLCPSGFEVASPRVVEAIYQGCVPVIISNNYSLPFSDVLNWSQFSVQIPVEKIPEIKMILQRISNSKYLRMHERVKRVQRHFVLNRPAKPFDVIHMVLHSLWLRRLNFRLSD from the exons ATGGCAGCctttaacttggacaaattaTGCTTAATACTTccagcttttctttttctcctccttCTCTTTCCCTTGGGTGGTCAGGACCATTTCACCctactcttctcttctttcaatCCCATTAAAGCCAACAGCTCAACAACACCACTAGAAGCACCAGTACTGGATGCATTTGCTTCAACCTCCATTAATACAAGCAATGAAGATGAGCCCAAGACTCAAAAA AAAAGGAGTAGCCTGGAGAGAGTAGAAGAGGGTTTATCTAAGGCTCGTGCAGCTATTCAAGAAGCTATTCGTTCGAAGAACTACACATCACACAAGAAAGAGACCTTCATTCCCAAAGGATCAGTATACTGGAACTCCCATGCTTTTCATCA GAGCCatatagagatggtgaagagATTCAAGGTGTGGCCCTACAAGGAAGGAGAGAGGCCATTGGTCCATGATGGCCCTTTAAACAACATCTATTCCATTGAGGGCCATTTCATCGATGAGGTCGAAAGCAAGGGGAGCCCATTCAGGGCCCAAGATCCCGATGAGGCCCATGTATTCTTCCTCCCCATTAGTGTAGCTTCTATAGTGCACTTCATCTACTTGCCGATCACGGCGGCGGCGGATTACTCTCGTGATCGCCTCCGCCGGGTTGTGACGGATTACGTTCACATTGTTGCCAAGAAGTATCCTTACTGGAATAGAAGTAACGGTGCTGATCATTTTATGGTTTCATGTCATGATTGG GCACCTGATGTATCAATCGCCAATTCTGAGCTCTTCAACAAATTCATTAGAGTCCTCTGCAATGCCAACATCTCTGTAGGGTTCCGGCCCCCGAGAGATGTCCCTTTACCGGAGATTTACCTTCCCTTTGCAGGCCTTGGTCCAACCCATATGGGGCAGGCTCCAAACAACCGCCCAATTCTAGCATTCTTTGAAGGTAGGGCTCATGGGTATATCAGGCAGGTCTTATTCAAGCACTGGAAGAACAAAGATAACGAAGTTCAAGTCCATGAGCTGCTTCCAAAGGGCAAGAATTACACAAGACTAATGGGTCAAAGCAAGTTTTGCTTGTGCCCTAGTGGATTTGAAGTGGCAAGCCCTAGAGTCGTGGAAGCAATTTATCAAGGATGTGTGCCTGTGATAATTTCTAACAACTATTCATTACCGTTTAGTGATGTCCTTAATTGGAGTCAATTCTCAGTACAGATCCCAGTTGAGAAGATACCAGAAATCAAGATGATCCTGCAAAGAATTTCTAACAGCAAGTACTTGAGAATGCATGAAAGAGTCAAGAGAGTTCAGAGGCATTTTGTGCTCAACCGACCAGCTAAACCATTTGATGTTATCCACATGGTGCTTCACTCGTTGTGGCTTCGGAGGTTGAATTTTAGGTTGTCAGACTGA
- the LOC133673762 gene encoding heptahelical transmembrane protein 1-like, with protein MRGLRVLKRKGRKNMDQTQKKEAAVVLDSCKSSGAIKKMKKDDESQSKGKKTCDLVSFWELPEYMKDNEFILSYYRADWPLKKALFSVFRWHNETLNVWTHLLGFFLFVGLTVANLMQVPQVADLLGLFTWSILTSAQRNVSNDSKDFYLGTTELLDLGHNLPMKMDVSLLGMPATRWPFYVFLGGSMFCLLSSSICHLFSCHSHSLNILLLRMDYVGIVIMIITSFFPPMYYIFQCEPHWQFIYLGGITVMGMFTIVTLLSPPLSTGKFRAFRAMLFASMGLFGLIPAVHSIIANWSNPKRDTIVAYESAMAIFYLTGTGLYVSRFPERLKPGLFDLTGHSHQIFHVFVVLGALAHYGATLLFLEYRDLVGCEVNL; from the exons ATGAGGGGGTTGAGGGTCTTGAAGAGGAAAGGGAGGAAAAATATGGATCAAACCCAGAAGAAAGAAGCTGCAGTAGTGCTTGATTCTTGCAAAAGTAGTGGAGCAatcaagaagatgaagaaagatGATGAGAGTCAAAGCAAAGGTAAGAAAACGTGTGATTTAGTGTCGTTTTGGGAGCTGCCAGAGTACATGAAGGACAATGAGTTCATCTTGAGTTACTACAGAGCAGATTGGCCTCTCAAAAAAGCTCTCTTTAGCGTTTTTCGTTGGCATAATGAAACTCTCAATGTCTGGAC GCACCTTCTTGGTTTCTTCTTGTTTGTGGGGTTGACTGTGGCAAATTTAATGCAAGTGCCTCAGGTTGCTGATCTACTTGGCTTGTTTACCTG GTCAATTCTTACTAGTGCACAAAGAAATGTTTCTAATGATTCAAAGGATTTCTACTTG GGGACAACAGAACTGCTTGACCTGGGCCACAATTTACCTATGAAAATGGATGTTTCATTGTTAGGAATGCCGGCAACCCGGTGGCCATTCTATGTATTCTTAGGTGGCTCTATGTTCTGCCTCCTCTCAAGTAGCATTTGCCACCTCTTTTCTTGCCATTCACACAGCTTGAACATTCTGTTGCTGCGAATGGACTATGTCGGCATTGTTATAATGATCATCACCTCTTTTTTTCCTCCAATGTATTATATCTTCCAATGTGAACCACATTGGCAATTTATCTACCTTGGTGGTATCACAGTAATGGGAATGTTCACTATCGTGACACTACTTTCTCCACCGCTATCGACCGGAAAATTTCGTGCTTTTAGAGCCATGCTGTTCGCTTCCATGGGATTATTCGGCCTTATCCCTGCAGTCCATTCTATAATTGCCAATTGGAGCAATCCCAAGCGTGATACCATTGTAGCTTATGAGTCTGCCATGGCTATATTTTACTTGACTGGAACCGGGTTGTATGTAAGTAGGTTTCCAGAGAGGTTGAAGCCTGGACTGTTCGACCTAACAGGACACAGTCATcagatttttcatgtttttgtggTATTGGGAGCATTGGCTCATTATGGTGCCACACTTTTATTCTTGGAGTATCGTGATCTTGTGGGATGTGAAGTAAACCTATAA